In Bacteroidales bacterium, the following proteins share a genomic window:
- a CDS encoding ATP-binding protein, translating to MMIKRNILDKINEYSNIFPVIAIIGPRQVGKTTFVKYYAGIIDKESVYLDLEKPSDFDKLENAEFYLSQHKGKCIIIDEVQNKPDLFPLIRSIVDENNEKCNFIILGSASPELLKQSSETLAGRIGYIELGPFSAIELKDNYNFQKHFFGGGFPLSYLSPNEKSSKIWLNNFIKTYLEKDLPLLGLKAKPQFVRRLWEMLTWQTGSLLNYNAIAKSLSVSNHTIYSYIDFLEGAFMLTLLKPYFYNIKKRIIKSPKIYINDTGILHRLLRLNDYDQLLGNPLLGNSWETFVVNQINLEKNEDIDLFFYRTHAGAEVDLVFVKGMKPIATAEIKFSLSPKISKGLINSIETLNSNNNFIIIPQGSEYKIRENIKVCAFNVFIEKYLNAL from the coding sequence ATGATGATAAAAAGAAACATATTAGATAAAATAAATGAATACAGTAATATTTTTCCTGTTATCGCAATAATTGGACCAAGACAAGTAGGTAAAACAACTTTTGTAAAATATTATGCAGGCATAATAGATAAAGAATCTGTTTATTTAGATTTAGAAAAGCCATCGGATTTTGATAAATTGGAAAATGCAGAATTTTATTTATCACAACATAAGGGTAAATGTATTATTATTGATGAAGTTCAAAACAAACCGGATTTATTCCCCTTAATAAGGTCCATTGTTGATGAAAATAATGAAAAATGTAATTTTATTATATTAGGATCAGCCAGTCCGGAATTATTAAAACAAAGTTCCGAAACATTGGCAGGTAGAATTGGCTATATTGAATTAGGACCTTTTTCTGCAATAGAGCTAAAAGATAATTATAATTTTCAAAAGCATTTTTTTGGTGGCGGATTTCCTTTATCATATTTATCACCAAATGAAAAGTCCTCTAAAATATGGCTTAATAATTTTATAAAAACATATCTTGAAAAAGATTTACCTTTATTAGGCTTAAAAGCAAAACCTCAATTTGTTCGCAGGTTATGGGAAATGCTTACATGGCAAACAGGTAGTTTGCTGAATTACAATGCAATAGCAAAATCGTTATCTGTCTCGAATCATACAATTTACTCATATATTGATTTTTTAGAGGGTGCTTTTATGCTTACCCTACTTAAGCCGTATTTTTATAATATTAAAAAACGAATTATTAAATCGCCTAAAATATATATTAATGATACAGGAATTTTGCACAGGCTTTTGCGATTAAATGACTATGACCAATTATTAGGGAACCCACTGTTAGGAAATTCATGGGAAACATTTGTAGTAAATCAAATTAACTTAGAAAAAAACGAAGATATTGATTTGTTTTTTTATAGAACACATGCCGGAGCAGAAGTAGATCTGGTATTTGTTAAAGGAATGAAACCTATTGCCACAGCGGAAATAAAATTTTCATTATCCCCAAAAATATCAAAAGGATTAATTAACAGTATAGAAACACTTAATTCAAATAATAATTTTATTATAATACCTCAGGGCAGCGAATATAAAATACGTGAAAATATAAAAGTTTGCGCATTTAATGTTTTTATTGAAAAATATCTTAATGCTTTGTAA
- a CDS encoding SDR family NAD(P)-dependent oxidoreductase yields MHLSNKTILVTGADGFIGSHLTEILIKKGCKVRALSQYNSFNYWGWLEDIEGLDKIEVLNGDIRDPHYCKHITKNIDIVFHLAALIAIPYSYIAPDSYVDTNIKGTLNICQAVKDNNVIFS; encoded by the coding sequence ATGCATTTATCAAATAAAACTATATTAGTAACAGGAGCTGATGGATTTATTGGTTCTCATTTAACAGAAATATTAATCAAGAAGGGATGTAAAGTAAGAGCACTTTCACAATATAACTCGTTCAATTATTGGGGCTGGCTAGAAGACATTGAAGGTTTAGATAAGATTGAAGTTTTAAATGGCGACATTAGAGATCCGCATTATTGTAAACATATCACAAAAAATATTGATATTGTTTTTCATCTCGCTGCTTTAATTGCTATTCCATATTCTTATATTGCACCTGACAGCTATGTTGATACTAATATAAAAGGCACATTAAATATCTGCCAGGCAGTAAAAGATAATAATGTTATTTTTTCTTAG